In Horticoccus luteus, the following proteins share a genomic window:
- a CDS encoding rhodanese-like domain-containing protein, producing MKFIRALLLFFGLAIGLNAAEAPRIAPQAAAEQVAAGTAVLVDVREPAEWEKTGVAQPAVLLAKSDYDAGASDWTAFLEANRGKKIILYCHSGRRAGIVAEALAEKGFRVANAGGLQDWTKAGLPVRSVEAKK from the coding sequence ATGAAATTCATCCGCGCGCTCCTGTTATTTTTCGGATTGGCCATTGGTTTGAACGCGGCGGAAGCGCCCCGCATCGCGCCGCAGGCCGCCGCGGAGCAAGTCGCGGCGGGCACGGCGGTGCTCGTGGACGTGCGCGAACCGGCGGAGTGGGAGAAGACGGGCGTGGCGCAACCGGCGGTGTTGCTGGCGAAGAGCGATTACGACGCGGGCGCGAGCGATTGGACGGCGTTTCTCGAGGCGAACCGCGGCAAAAAAATCATTCTCTACTGCCACTCGGGACGGCGCGCGGGGATCGTGGCCGAGGCCCTCGCGGAGAAAGGATTTCGCGTGGCCAATGCCGGCGGATTGCAGGATTGGACCAAGGCCGGATTGCCGGTGCGTTCTGTGGAAGCGAAAAAATAG
- the prmB gene encoding 50S ribosomal protein L3 N(5)-glutamine methyltransferase, translating to MPSRRPEPAAPRTLGDWLHWAESQYARSGAALGQIAAEAHDEALYLLLHALQLPLDSSPDVLSRPLTPTEAAAVRTLFRRRLEDRVPAAYLTRETWLGGLRFHVDERVIIPRSYFVELIPQLPDLLPGVKVRRAVDVCTGSGCLAILLARQFPRAQIDALDLSPDALAVARLNRDAHRLQSRIALHPSDVFDAVPPVPYDIILSNPPYEPSAHVDRQAAEFRAEPRLAHDGGPDGLAIIRKLLAQARERLAPHGIVVIEVGGLRRAISREFRALAPEWLPTADGTDCVCLFRAARLT from the coding sequence ATGCCCTCCCGCCGGCCTGAACCCGCCGCTCCGCGCACTCTCGGCGATTGGCTGCACTGGGCGGAAAGCCAATACGCCCGCTCCGGCGCCGCCCTCGGGCAGATCGCGGCCGAGGCCCACGATGAAGCGCTTTACCTCTTGCTCCACGCGTTGCAGCTCCCGCTCGACAGTTCGCCGGACGTGCTCTCCCGCCCGCTGACGCCGACGGAGGCCGCCGCGGTCCGCACGCTCTTCCGCCGCCGACTCGAAGACCGCGTGCCCGCCGCCTACCTCACGCGCGAAACCTGGCTCGGCGGCCTGCGCTTTCACGTCGACGAACGCGTCATCATTCCGCGCAGCTACTTCGTCGAACTCATCCCGCAACTCCCGGACCTGCTCCCGGGCGTCAAGGTGCGGCGCGCCGTCGACGTCTGCACCGGCTCCGGCTGCCTCGCCATTTTGCTCGCCCGCCAGTTTCCCCGCGCGCAGATCGACGCCCTGGACCTTTCCCCCGACGCGCTCGCCGTCGCCCGTCTTAACCGCGACGCGCATCGACTTCAGTCGCGCATCGCGCTCCACCCGAGCGACGTGTTCGACGCCGTGCCGCCAGTGCCCTACGACATTATTCTCAGCAACCCGCCCTACGAGCCGAGCGCCCATGTCGATCGCCAGGCCGCGGAATTTCGCGCCGAGCCGCGTCTCGCGCACGACGGCGGCCCCGACGGCCTCGCGATCATTCGCAAACTTCTCGCCCAAGCCCGTGAACGCCTCGCGCCCCACGGCATCGTCGTGATCGAGGTCGGTGGTTTGCGCCGCGCGATCTCGCGTGAATTCCGTGCGCTCGCGCCCGAATGGCTTCCGACCGCGGATGGCACCGACTGCGTGTGTCTCTTCCGCGCCGCGCGACTCACGTAG